The Verrucomicrobium spinosum DSM 4136 = JCM 18804 genome includes a region encoding these proteins:
- a CDS encoding LptA/OstA family protein, translating into MKLALSLASCALLLSANAHGQADVLGALTSNINIEGMETGFDPMTGVATAKGDVHIKYEDVEIKAGQAEYNANTGDVVARENVTVVKDGEIFRGENIIYNVKTEELKANSVRSSLPPIFYQTDGFKTNSGKVDRIDGTNAWFTTHDSQVQNYRIRAKSITIYPGDRVIMKGVKVYAGKTPVFWFPYIVQPLDDELGYFFQPGYTSQWGAFLLNQYGVMHGDHTLAKYHLDLRSSRGIGIGADFYSEKWRKNPHIGQLKLYYAYDTDPLTGVNDSTRSDALVDENRYRVGFQHRIYIPGPQESTWYLDFDLTKLSDEFMLEDYFLNDFRLEPQPDNIVNLVKRDDRFTASLLARMQLNEFYHADERVELAFDFTRSRILNTNIYYQGETSLGSYRDKLSDNERATLQSKIAQQENYLSTAYGANGGTTGLLDADGNALPSTTTALAGTTLVSNDAAVIRSVPKQLLTRDDVENDLELLQAELNENKFLRAHTYHEFLYPISFGQGDWINFVPRIGGGVTYYNDVEGGTSNVGNDTRPIFAAGFDLSAKFSKTWEDVQNRRIGLDGLRHIIQPYLNYSYVEADTIEGLGSIDRLTPSTRPRPIDVPFFTAIDDLKSWNIARIGVRNLFQTKRDGGTHNYAGINTYLDLFMEDPEFDRDVSNLYNDLFWAPLPWLALSIDSQLPIGSSDYNFTEVNSNITWMPTKTFSWSLGHQLLTDNPIFVDSSLIYSRIYTKINSNWGFSMNHIYEMEDSTLQYQSYSIHRDLASWTMSVGGLIRENQSGKDGKTNEYGLVLSLTLKDFPQVSIPLDLDPNPTGQGGRE; encoded by the coding sequence ATGAAGCTAGCCTTATCTCTCGCCAGTTGCGCCCTTCTACTCTCCGCCAACGCCCACGGCCAGGCCGATGTGCTGGGGGCGCTGACCAGCAACATCAACATTGAGGGTATGGAAACCGGCTTCGACCCCATGACGGGCGTAGCCACTGCCAAAGGGGATGTCCACATCAAATACGAAGATGTGGAAATCAAGGCTGGTCAGGCTGAGTACAACGCCAACACTGGCGATGTGGTCGCCCGCGAAAATGTGACAGTCGTGAAAGACGGGGAGATCTTTCGCGGAGAAAACATCATCTACAACGTCAAGACGGAAGAGCTGAAGGCCAATAGCGTTCGCAGCTCCCTCCCCCCCATCTTTTACCAGACGGACGGATTCAAGACCAACTCCGGCAAGGTGGATCGCATCGACGGCACCAATGCCTGGTTCACCACGCATGACAGCCAGGTTCAGAACTACCGGATCCGCGCCAAGTCCATCACGATCTATCCTGGTGACCGCGTTATTATGAAGGGCGTGAAGGTGTATGCTGGCAAGACCCCCGTCTTCTGGTTCCCTTATATCGTCCAGCCGCTCGATGACGAACTGGGCTATTTCTTCCAGCCAGGCTACACCAGCCAGTGGGGCGCTTTCCTGCTCAACCAGTACGGTGTGATGCACGGCGACCATACCCTCGCCAAGTACCACCTGGACCTTCGCAGCTCCCGCGGCATCGGCATTGGTGCTGACTTCTATTCGGAAAAGTGGCGCAAAAATCCCCACATTGGCCAGCTCAAGCTTTACTACGCTTACGACACTGACCCTCTCACCGGCGTCAACGACTCGACACGTTCCGATGCCTTGGTGGATGAGAATCGCTACCGCGTGGGCTTCCAGCACCGCATCTACATCCCCGGCCCTCAGGAAAGTACCTGGTATCTCGACTTCGATCTCACCAAGCTGAGCGACGAGTTCATGCTGGAAGATTACTTCCTCAACGACTTCCGTCTTGAGCCCCAACCGGACAACATCGTCAATCTGGTCAAACGGGACGATCGCTTCACGGCCTCCCTCTTGGCCCGCATGCAGCTCAATGAGTTTTACCACGCAGATGAGCGCGTCGAGCTGGCTTTTGATTTCACCCGCTCCCGCATCCTCAACACCAATATCTACTATCAGGGTGAGACGAGCTTGGGGTCCTACCGTGACAAGCTTTCCGACAACGAGCGTGCCACCCTTCAAAGCAAGATCGCCCAACAGGAAAACTACCTGAGCACCGCCTATGGTGCAAATGGCGGCACCACCGGGCTTCTTGACGCCGATGGCAATGCCCTCCCCTCCACCACCACCGCCCTGGCTGGCACCACGCTGGTGAGCAATGACGCGGCCGTGATTCGCTCCGTACCCAAGCAGTTGTTGACCCGTGATGACGTCGAAAACGACCTTGAACTGCTCCAGGCTGAGCTCAACGAGAACAAGTTCCTCCGCGCCCACACTTATCATGAGTTCCTCTACCCGATCAGCTTCGGTCAGGGCGATTGGATCAACTTCGTTCCCCGCATCGGCGGTGGCGTGACCTACTACAACGATGTCGAAGGTGGCACCTCCAATGTTGGCAACGACACCCGCCCAATCTTCGCCGCAGGGTTCGACCTCTCCGCGAAATTCAGCAAGACTTGGGAAGATGTACAGAACCGCCGGATTGGTCTGGACGGGCTCCGCCACATCATTCAGCCCTACCTCAACTACTCCTATGTCGAGGCCGACACCATCGAGGGCCTTGGTAGCATCGACCGTCTCACCCCGTCCACCCGCCCCCGCCCGATCGACGTTCCCTTCTTCACCGCCATCGACGACCTGAAGAGTTGGAACATCGCCCGTATCGGTGTGCGCAACCTCTTCCAGACGAAGCGTGACGGCGGCACTCACAACTATGCCGGCATCAACACCTACCTGGATCTCTTTATGGAAGATCCTGAGTTTGATCGCGATGTATCCAACCTCTACAACGACCTCTTCTGGGCTCCCCTCCCTTGGTTGGCCCTTTCCATCGACAGTCAGCTCCCCATTGGCAGCAGCGACTACAACTTCACCGAGGTCAACTCGAACATCACCTGGATGCCCACCAAGACCTTCTCATGGTCCTTGGGTCACCAGTTGCTGACCGACAACCCGATCTTCGTGGACAGCAGCCTGATCTACTCCCGCATCTACACGAAGATCAACTCCAACTGGGGCTTCTCCATGAACCACATCTACGAGATGGAGGACAGCACGCTTCAGTACCAGAGCTACAGCATCCACCGCGACCTTGCGAGCTGGACGATGTCCGTGGGTGGCTTGATCCGCGAAAACCAAAGTGGCAAGGATGGCAAGACCAACGAGTACGGCTTGGTGCTCTCCCTCACCCTCAAGGATTTCCCCCAGGTCAGCATCCCGCTTGACCTCGACCCGAATCCGACCGGCCAGGGCGGACGCGAGTAG
- a CDS encoding DUF2126 domain-containing protein, which translates to MSIHVALHHRTTYSYDRPISLGPQTIRLRPAPHCRTKVLSYSLKVEPADQFLNWQQDSHANYLARLVFPEKTEKLDIIVDLVAEMAVYNPFDFFLEPSAENFPFQYEPWLFRDLSPYLQTETVSPEVHRYALDWQGKQMRMIDFLVALNLQVSQDVSYTIRMEPGVQTPEETLKIRSGSCRDTGWLLVNVLRALGFAARFVSGYLIQLKADVKALDGPSGAEKDFTDLHAWCEVYLPGAGWIGLDPTSGLFAGEGHLPVACTPEPGTAAPLTGVLEKCESTLHHEMEVTRIYESPRVTKPYSEEEWKKIVALGRSVDDKLRRGDVRLTMGGEPTFVSIDDPDGDEWNFTANGVKKRELAGELLKRLRTKYASNGGFLHYGQGKWYPGESLPRWSLGCWWRKDGEPIWSDPNLIADESVDYGFGVDDAKRLVDRIMKGLGVDPQWLIPAYEDVYYYIWRERRLPSNVDPLQANLADKEERERIRRIFERGLGSVTGYALPIQRSADKGQPAWVSGPWFLRRETLYLTPGDSPMGLRLPLDSLPWVEEREYPWVYERDPMEKLSPLPSRRDRAGQMFVGRDPEVTSASRSGPLYRFGTGVNDPTSSQSGPLPGAGGGAGNRGGDKGDGSGGVPDVVAHQKMADLAHTRRPDPQQSAPWIVRTALCVEPRNGRLHIFMPPVETTEDYLDLVEIIEAAVSDLGMPVVFEGAPPSYDPRLQVLKVTPDPGVLEVNLHPSATWDELVDKTETLYEEARLTRLGTEKFMLDGRHTGTGGGNHIIIGGETPADSPVLRRPDLLKSLLGYWQNHPSLSYLFTGLFIGPTSQAPRVDEARNDSLYELNLAFQQVPEKGKDMPPWLVDRLFRNLLIDSTGNTHRAEFCIDKLFSPDSSTGRLGLVELRSYEMPPHSRMSLAQQLLLRALVAKFWDNPYSSTPVRWGTDIHDRWMLPHFLWDDFADVINDLRADGIEMEADWFAPHREFRFPLIGEFSQRNVQVELRAALEPWHVLGEEGSAGGTVRYVDSSLERLQVKVTGMVDERHVVAVNGRKLPLHPTGVNGEYVCGVRYRAWQPPNCLQPTIGVHTPLTFDLVDTWNQRSLGGCRYHVVHPGGRSYETLPVNAYEAESRRLSRFESIGHTWGMLNLPDPPRSREFPFTLDLRTQG; encoded by the coding sequence ATGTCCATTCACGTCGCCCTTCATCATCGCACGACCTACTCTTATGACCGTCCCATCTCCCTCGGGCCGCAGACGATCCGGTTGCGACCGGCGCCGCATTGCCGGACCAAGGTTTTGAGCTACTCTCTCAAGGTGGAACCGGCCGATCAGTTCCTCAACTGGCAGCAGGACTCGCATGCCAATTATCTGGCCCGGCTGGTCTTCCCTGAGAAGACGGAGAAACTCGACATCATCGTCGATCTGGTCGCCGAAATGGCGGTGTACAACCCTTTTGACTTTTTCCTGGAGCCCTCTGCAGAAAATTTTCCCTTCCAATACGAGCCTTGGCTGTTCCGGGACTTGTCCCCCTATCTTCAGACGGAGACCGTCAGTCCAGAGGTGCACCGGTATGCGCTCGACTGGCAGGGCAAGCAGATGCGAATGATCGATTTCCTCGTCGCGCTGAACCTCCAGGTTAGCCAGGACGTGAGCTACACCATCCGGATGGAGCCCGGGGTGCAGACGCCCGAGGAGACGTTGAAGATTCGGAGCGGGTCGTGTCGGGACACGGGCTGGCTTTTGGTGAATGTGTTGCGAGCCCTCGGGTTCGCTGCCCGGTTCGTCAGTGGATATCTAATTCAGCTTAAGGCTGATGTGAAGGCTTTGGACGGCCCAAGTGGAGCGGAAAAGGACTTCACGGATCTGCATGCTTGGTGCGAAGTTTACCTTCCAGGAGCGGGTTGGATCGGGCTTGATCCGACTTCTGGCCTCTTTGCGGGGGAGGGGCATTTGCCCGTGGCCTGCACCCCGGAGCCTGGCACGGCAGCCCCGCTGACCGGGGTGCTGGAGAAGTGTGAGAGCACGCTCCATCACGAGATGGAGGTCACACGCATCTATGAGTCCCCCAGGGTGACGAAGCCTTACTCTGAGGAGGAATGGAAAAAGATCGTGGCCCTAGGCCGATCCGTGGATGACAAGCTGCGCCGGGGCGACGTCCGGTTGACGATGGGGGGCGAGCCGACCTTTGTCTCGATTGATGATCCGGATGGTGATGAGTGGAACTTTACTGCCAACGGCGTGAAGAAGCGGGAACTGGCGGGGGAACTTCTGAAGCGTCTGAGGACCAAGTACGCGTCCAATGGCGGGTTTCTGCACTACGGGCAAGGAAAGTGGTATCCGGGAGAGAGTCTGCCGCGGTGGTCACTCGGCTGCTGGTGGCGCAAGGATGGCGAACCGATCTGGAGCGACCCAAATCTGATCGCGGACGAGTCGGTTGACTATGGCTTTGGCGTGGATGACGCGAAAAGGCTTGTTGATCGGATCATGAAGGGCTTGGGAGTGGATCCCCAGTGGCTCATCCCTGCCTACGAAGACGTGTACTACTACATCTGGCGCGAGCGTCGGCTTCCCTCCAATGTGGATCCTCTTCAAGCCAATCTGGCGGACAAGGAGGAGCGCGAGCGCATTCGCCGCATCTTTGAGCGTGGTCTGGGTTCGGTGACCGGGTATGCCCTGCCGATTCAGCGGAGTGCGGATAAAGGGCAGCCAGCGTGGGTAAGTGGGCCGTGGTTTCTGCGCCGGGAGACGCTGTACCTCACACCGGGAGACTCGCCCATGGGGCTGCGGTTGCCACTGGATTCCCTGCCGTGGGTCGAGGAACGGGAGTATCCATGGGTCTATGAGCGGGATCCGATGGAGAAGTTGTCGCCGCTGCCCTCGCGCAGGGATCGCGCCGGGCAGATGTTCGTCGGTCGGGATCCAGAGGTGACTTCCGCCTCCAGAAGTGGACCATTGTATCGGTTTGGAACTGGCGTAAATGACCCCACATCGTCCCAGTCGGGCCCTCTCCCTGGTGCTGGAGGAGGCGCTGGCAATCGAGGTGGCGACAAAGGCGATGGTTCAGGGGGTGTCCCTGATGTGGTGGCGCATCAGAAAATGGCTGACTTGGCACATACCCGCCGCCCCGATCCTCAGCAGAGCGCTCCTTGGATCGTGCGCACAGCCCTGTGTGTGGAGCCGCGGAATGGCCGTCTTCACATCTTCATGCCGCCGGTTGAGACCACGGAAGACTATCTGGATCTGGTTGAAATCATAGAGGCTGCCGTGTCCGATCTTGGCATGCCCGTAGTCTTCGAGGGGGCACCGCCTTCCTACGACCCTCGACTGCAGGTGTTGAAGGTCACCCCTGACCCGGGTGTGCTCGAAGTGAACCTGCACCCCTCAGCCACCTGGGATGAGCTGGTGGACAAAACAGAGACCCTCTATGAGGAAGCCCGCCTTACTCGGTTGGGGACGGAGAAATTCATGCTCGATGGTCGTCACACCGGGACGGGCGGAGGAAACCACATCATCATCGGTGGAGAGACTCCGGCGGATTCTCCCGTGCTACGCAGGCCAGATTTGTTGAAATCCCTGCTGGGTTACTGGCAGAATCACCCGTCCCTCAGCTACCTGTTTACGGGTCTGTTTATTGGTCCTACCAGCCAGGCTCCGCGGGTGGATGAAGCCCGTAATGACTCGCTCTATGAGCTCAATCTTGCCTTCCAGCAAGTGCCGGAGAAGGGAAAAGACATGCCGCCGTGGTTGGTGGATCGTCTGTTCCGCAACCTGCTCATCGATTCCACTGGGAACACTCACCGGGCAGAGTTTTGCATCGACAAGCTATTCAGCCCCGACAGTTCAACCGGGAGGCTGGGGCTGGTGGAACTGCGGAGCTATGAGATGCCTCCCCACAGCCGGATGAGTCTGGCTCAGCAGCTTTTGTTGCGGGCGCTCGTCGCGAAGTTCTGGGACAATCCCTATTCCAGCACACCGGTCCGATGGGGCACTGACATTCATGATCGCTGGATGCTGCCGCATTTTCTCTGGGATGACTTTGCGGATGTCATCAATGATCTCCGGGCGGACGGCATCGAGATGGAGGCGGACTGGTTTGCTCCGCACCGGGAATTCCGGTTCCCGCTGATTGGAGAATTCTCCCAGCGGAACGTGCAGGTGGAGCTGCGCGCGGCTTTGGAACCCTGGCATGTCTTGGGAGAGGAGGGGTCAGCTGGTGGCACGGTGCGATATGTGGACAGCTCCCTGGAACGGCTACAGGTGAAGGTCACGGGTATGGTGGATGAGCGTCATGTGGTGGCCGTGAATGGCCGGAAGCTGCCCCTGCATCCCACCGGGGTGAATGGCGAATATGTGTGCGGCGTACGTTATCGGGCCTGGCAGCCGCCGAACTGTCTTCAGCCGACCATCGGGGTTCACACCCCCTTGACCTTCGATCTGGTGGACACTTGGAACCAGCGTTCACTGGGCGGATGCCGCTATCACGTCGTGCACCCGGGCGGACGCAGCTATGAGACCCTCCCCGTGAATGCCTATGAGGCTGAGAGCCGCCGGCTTTCCCGGTTTGAATCCATCGGGCACACGTGGGGCATGTTGAATCTGCCAGATCCGCCCCGCTCACGTGAGTTTCCGTTCACGCTGGATTTGCGTACCCAAGGTTAG
- a CDS encoding circularly permuted type 2 ATP-grasp protein, with the protein MDSSPESVSIAEMLTSARAAGDGFHEVWRPDGAARPAWGAFLESLARLQPVDLAQKREAANQLLRDHGATYTIYNDQQALSRLWQLDIFPHIIGAEEWRSLEAGLKQRSRLLRQVVNDLYGEQRLLKEGWIPPGLVFANPGFLRASHGIKPAGGSFLFHHAVDLARGADGRWMVLADRTQAPSGKGYALENRIVLTSLFPDEFRDMNVQRLASFFQMERDSLRDLAPQHRGDPTVVLLTPGPLNETYFEHAYKARYLGFPLVEGADLTVRGRKVFLKTLEGLRQVDVIVRRVDDTFCDPLELRTDTWLGVPGLMEAWRAGTVAIVNGMGAGVVETPALLPFLPGLSRHLLGEDLKLANAVTWWCGQPKELQHVEKHLDRFVLKRAFVGGAGQPVFGADLTEPERESLLAKVRLAPHDYAAQEVLSLSSAPVFDKGRIESRPLVLRCYIVPCGNDFAVMPGGLTRVSPSPKGLVVSMQSGGVSKDTWVLADGPVEQLTLLLSPTMAIRPERQAGEVPSRVADHFFWLGRYVERLEDGVRVLRGVVQRFAGEGSEEQARELAALVPWMVSLGRLPDRFGKKVVPGELRGELLALLENSRREDSVRDLLNRVRYNATALRDRLSDDTWRLFNQLERHTRSQATRLKVPEVLEMLNAVVLDLAAFSGMEMENMTRGHGWRFLDLGRRLERARGLVRLIHATIHPTPRNDAVLGPLLEICDSAMTYRRRYHARPQLGPVLDLLIADDSNPRSLIWQLYQLTRHAAQLPRDGMEGMTGSEKKQVDMMLSELAGVDLNALAGAEDRSPGLLVRLCTRLQAGLESLSDTISQHYFSHALRRVS; encoded by the coding sequence ATGGATTCCTCACCTGAGAGCGTGAGCATTGCTGAAATGCTGACGTCCGCCCGGGCGGCTGGCGACGGCTTTCACGAAGTCTGGCGGCCCGACGGTGCCGCGCGCCCCGCTTGGGGTGCATTTCTGGAAAGTCTGGCCCGTTTGCAGCCTGTTGACCTGGCGCAAAAGCGCGAGGCGGCCAATCAGTTGCTCCGTGATCACGGGGCGACCTACACGATCTACAATGACCAGCAGGCCTTGAGTCGGCTGTGGCAACTGGACATCTTCCCTCACATTATCGGTGCGGAGGAGTGGCGCTCGCTGGAGGCTGGGTTGAAGCAGCGTTCCCGATTGCTCCGGCAGGTCGTCAACGATCTCTATGGAGAACAGCGTCTCCTGAAAGAAGGCTGGATCCCTCCAGGGCTGGTTTTTGCCAACCCGGGCTTTTTGCGGGCGAGTCACGGCATCAAACCGGCGGGGGGCTCGTTCCTCTTTCACCATGCGGTGGACCTGGCCCGTGGCGCGGATGGCCGATGGATGGTGCTGGCGGATCGCACCCAGGCCCCATCTGGGAAAGGGTATGCGCTCGAGAACCGGATCGTACTGACCAGCCTGTTCCCGGATGAGTTCCGGGACATGAACGTGCAACGTTTGGCTTCCTTCTTCCAGATGGAGCGGGACTCCCTGCGGGATCTGGCTCCCCAGCACCGAGGGGACCCTACCGTGGTGTTGCTCACGCCCGGGCCGCTGAACGAGACCTATTTCGAACACGCTTACAAGGCTCGCTACCTCGGCTTTCCTCTGGTGGAGGGGGCGGACCTGACCGTGCGGGGGCGCAAGGTTTTCCTGAAGACTCTGGAAGGCCTGCGTCAGGTGGATGTGATTGTGCGCCGGGTGGATGACACTTTTTGTGATCCCCTCGAGCTCCGTACAGACACCTGGCTGGGCGTTCCTGGGCTGATGGAGGCTTGGCGTGCTGGGACGGTGGCCATCGTGAATGGGATGGGGGCCGGGGTGGTGGAGACTCCTGCCTTGCTACCCTTCCTGCCGGGTCTCTCCCGCCATCTGCTTGGCGAGGACCTGAAGCTGGCCAATGCTGTGACATGGTGGTGTGGCCAGCCTAAAGAACTACAGCACGTGGAGAAGCATCTGGATCGCTTTGTCTTGAAACGTGCCTTTGTCGGCGGAGCGGGGCAGCCGGTGTTCGGTGCCGATCTAACCGAGCCAGAAAGAGAGTCGCTGCTCGCGAAAGTGCGGCTGGCCCCTCACGACTATGCTGCGCAGGAGGTGCTCTCGTTGTCCTCGGCCCCGGTGTTTGACAAGGGGCGGATCGAGTCTCGTCCTTTAGTGCTGCGTTGTTACATCGTGCCGTGTGGGAATGACTTCGCGGTCATGCCCGGTGGATTGACCCGGGTGAGCCCGTCTCCGAAGGGGCTGGTTGTCTCCATGCAATCTGGAGGGGTGAGCAAGGATACCTGGGTGCTGGCAGACGGGCCTGTGGAACAGCTTACTCTGTTGCTTTCTCCCACCATGGCCATCCGGCCGGAGCGTCAGGCGGGCGAGGTGCCCAGCCGTGTGGCGGACCATTTCTTCTGGCTGGGGCGCTACGTCGAGCGTCTGGAAGACGGTGTGCGGGTCCTGAGGGGGGTGGTCCAGAGGTTTGCCGGGGAGGGGAGCGAGGAGCAGGCGAGGGAGCTCGCTGCCTTGGTGCCGTGGATGGTTTCCCTGGGAAGGCTCCCGGACCGATTTGGCAAAAAGGTAGTGCCGGGAGAGTTGCGCGGCGAGCTGCTGGCATTGCTGGAGAATTCCCGCCGTGAAGACAGCGTGAGGGACTTGCTCAACCGTGTCCGCTACAATGCCACTGCTTTACGCGACCGTCTCTCTGACGACACCTGGCGGCTGTTCAATCAATTGGAGCGCCACACCCGCTCTCAGGCCACCCGGTTGAAGGTGCCTGAGGTGCTGGAGATGCTGAATGCTGTGGTCCTGGATCTGGCTGCCTTCTCTGGTATGGAGATGGAGAACATGACCCGCGGGCACGGCTGGCGGTTCCTCGATCTCGGCCGACGTCTGGAGCGGGCGCGTGGACTGGTCCGGCTCATTCATGCGACCATTCACCCTACACCGCGCAATGATGCGGTGCTCGGGCCGCTCTTGGAAATCTGTGACAGTGCCATGACTTACCGGCGGCGCTATCACGCCCGGCCGCAGTTGGGTCCGGTGCTGGACCTGTTGATCGCTGACGATTCCAACCCCCGCTCTTTGATCTGGCAGCTCTACCAGCTCACCCGGCACGCTGCTCAACTTCCACGTGATGGCATGGAAGGCATGACTGGCAGCGAAAAGAAGCAGGTGGACATGATGCTCTCTGAACTGGCTGGCGTGGACCTGAATGCGCTGGCAGGTGCTGAGGATCGCAGTCCTGGATTGCTGGTCCGGCTCTGCACCCGACTCCAGGCGGGCCTGGAATCCCTCTCCGATACCATCAGCCAGCACTATTTCAGTCACGCCCTTCGTCGTGTCAGCTAG
- a CDS encoding transglutaminase family protein, which translates to MRYEIHHRSTYTYDESVSIGHHLARLAPREMLHQHCEWHGVDVEPEPMSLAGHRDYFGNQCLFFALHGAHKTLTVTAHSFVVVHPPVLAAPEETPLWEELRGAVRGDFLTPDVAAGEYAFASVMVKPGKQFAEYALESFKPGVTVLKAALDLNERIFRDFKFDPAATDVATPVHEAFEKRRGVCQDFAHILIACLRSVGIPARYVSGYLETLPPPGKPKLVGADASHAWVSVWCGPVHQWQDLDPTNRCRPQERHITVAFGRDFADVSPLRGVVYGSGEQSLKVAVDVTPR; encoded by the coding sequence TTGCGCTACGAGATTCACCATCGCTCCACCTACACCTATGATGAGTCCGTCAGCATCGGGCATCATCTAGCACGTCTCGCTCCCCGGGAGATGTTGCACCAGCATTGTGAGTGGCACGGGGTGGATGTGGAGCCGGAGCCGATGAGTCTGGCGGGCCACCGGGACTACTTCGGCAATCAGTGTCTGTTCTTCGCACTGCACGGTGCGCACAAGACGCTTACCGTCACGGCGCACAGCTTTGTCGTGGTCCATCCACCCGTGTTGGCGGCTCCGGAGGAGACCCCTTTGTGGGAGGAGTTGCGGGGGGCGGTGCGGGGTGATTTTCTGACTCCCGACGTGGCGGCGGGAGAGTACGCTTTTGCCTCAGTGATGGTGAAACCAGGGAAGCAGTTCGCGGAATATGCCCTGGAGTCATTCAAACCCGGGGTGACGGTCCTCAAGGCGGCGTTGGACCTCAACGAGCGGATTTTTCGTGACTTCAAGTTTGATCCGGCTGCTACGGATGTAGCGACTCCGGTGCATGAGGCTTTTGAAAAGCGTCGGGGGGTGTGTCAGGACTTTGCCCACATCTTGATCGCGTGTCTTCGCTCCGTGGGCATCCCTGCCCGTTATGTGTCGGGCTATCTGGAGACCTTGCCTCCTCCCGGTAAACCCAAGTTGGTGGGCGCGGATGCCTCTCATGCCTGGGTGAGCGTGTGGTGCGGCCCTGTGCATCAGTGGCAGGATCTCGATCCCACCAACCGATGCCGACCCCAGGAGCGTCACATCACCGTCGCTTTCGGACGTGACTTCGCAGACGTGTCTCCGCTGCGTGGGGTGGTTTATGGCAGCGGGGAGCAGAGCCTGAAGGTCGCCGTGGATGTGACGCCGCGGTAG
- the lpxA gene encoding acyl-ACP--UDP-N-acetylglucosamine O-acyltransferase, whose product MIHPTALVSAEAQIDPSAEIGAYAIIEGPVQIGAGCRIAPHAQLVGDTVIGEGSTIGRAAVIGEFPQDIGFTPAIQSGVRIGRNNVIREHVTIHRGSKEGGLTEVGDGNFIMVGAHLGHDVKLGNKNIIANAALIAGHVHLGNNTFLGGGAVFHQFLRIGDYCVVQGNSSFSKDIPHYCSAGRTNLITGMNIVGLRRQGFSSEDRKHIKELFDLIYRSGRNLKQAVAEARTRTWPDHAEKFLQFFEAPSKKGVGTLRVRSEADDE is encoded by the coding sequence ATGATCCATCCGACCGCCCTCGTTTCCGCTGAAGCCCAAATTGACCCGAGTGCGGAAATCGGAGCCTACGCGATCATCGAGGGACCAGTACAAATCGGGGCGGGCTGCCGCATTGCCCCCCACGCCCAACTCGTAGGTGACACCGTGATTGGCGAAGGCTCCACCATCGGTCGGGCCGCCGTCATCGGAGAATTCCCCCAAGACATTGGATTCACGCCTGCGATCCAAAGCGGTGTCCGCATCGGTCGAAACAACGTCATCCGAGAGCATGTCACCATCCACCGCGGGTCCAAGGAAGGTGGCCTCACTGAGGTGGGCGATGGCAACTTCATCATGGTGGGGGCCCACCTGGGACATGATGTGAAGCTCGGGAACAAGAACATCATCGCCAACGCGGCCCTCATCGCGGGCCATGTCCATTTGGGAAACAACACCTTTCTGGGCGGCGGGGCCGTCTTTCACCAGTTTCTCCGCATCGGCGACTACTGTGTGGTCCAGGGCAACAGTTCCTTCAGCAAGGATATTCCCCACTATTGCTCGGCCGGACGCACCAACCTGATCACCGGAATGAACATAGTCGGCCTCCGCCGTCAGGGCTTCTCTTCCGAAGACCGGAAACACATCAAGGAGCTTTTTGATCTCATCTACCGTAGCGGGAGAAATCTCAAACAGGCCGTCGCGGAGGCTCGCACCCGCACCTGGCCTGACCATGCGGAAAAGTTCCTTCAGTTCTTTGAGGCCCCCAGCAAAAAGGGCGTGGGCACTCTGCGCGTGCGTTCTGAGGCCGACGACGAGTAG
- the aqpZ gene encoding aquaporin Z has product MSIAKKAIVEFLGTFWLVLGGCGSAVLAAAFPEVGIGLVGVSFAFGLTVLTMAYSIGHISGCHLNPAVSIGLLVGGRFPAKDLIPYVVAQVAGGIVAGFTLYTIANGKAGFSLEGGFASNGFAEHSPGGYSLAAGFLTEFVMTFMFLIIILGSTDERAPAGFAPIAIGLGLTLIHLISIPITNTSVNPARSTGTAVVVGGWAISQLWLFWVAPILGAAAAGIFHKVVCAKN; this is encoded by the coding sequence ATGTCCATTGCGAAGAAAGCCATTGTAGAATTTCTAGGCACCTTCTGGCTCGTGCTGGGAGGCTGCGGAAGTGCAGTCTTGGCGGCCGCCTTTCCAGAGGTGGGTATTGGTCTGGTAGGAGTGTCGTTTGCCTTTGGGCTCACGGTATTGACGATGGCCTACAGCATTGGCCACATCTCTGGTTGTCACCTGAACCCTGCCGTTTCCATCGGCTTGTTGGTAGGAGGGCGGTTTCCAGCCAAGGATCTAATCCCCTATGTAGTGGCGCAGGTGGCAGGTGGGATTGTGGCCGGTTTTACCCTCTATACAATAGCCAACGGCAAGGCGGGATTCAGTTTGGAGGGAGGATTTGCCTCCAACGGTTTTGCGGAGCATTCGCCGGGAGGCTACAGCCTGGCGGCGGGCTTCCTGACGGAGTTTGTGATGACCTTCATGTTCTTGATCATTATCCTGGGTTCCACGGATGAGCGGGCACCGGCCGGATTCGCCCCCATCGCGATCGGCCTTGGCTTGACATTGATCCATTTGATAAGCATTCCGATTACGAATACTTCCGTCAATCCAGCCCGCAGCACGGGCACGGCGGTGGTGGTGGGGGGCTGGGCGATCTCACAGCTATGGCTCTTCTGGGTGGCTCCGATATTGGGTGCGGCTGCCGCGGGCATCTTTCACAAGGTGGTGTGCGCGAAGAATTAA